Proteins encoded within one genomic window of Pseudorasbora parva isolate DD20220531a chromosome 3, ASM2467924v1, whole genome shotgun sequence:
- the LOC137071742 gene encoding serine/threonine-protein kinase pim-2-like has protein sequence MLGEGSYGSVFEGKRLEDGLEVAVKIARKPKNMKYIYTPGHPAPLPLEVGLLILVNDGPKVPEIIELLDWQDQPDQYIMVLERPSPCKDLWDFLNFHDGTLNEDTARFIMTQTTMAAYMCCRRGVFHRDIKLENLLINTETHEVKLIDFGCGDLLRESGYEKFSGTLDYRPPEYHTEGKYHGKPATVWSLGVLLFLLVCGRYPEPRDRRMIDDNSWSMPGLSNECCHLIRSLLQESPRQRIDLREILHHEWFKDTE, from the exons ATGCTTGGTGAAGGATCATACGGCTCAGTTTTTGAGGGAAAACGCTTGGAGGATGGCCTTGAG GTAGCTGTGAAAATTGCCAGAAAGCCAAAGAACATGAAATACATCTACACT CCTGGTCATCCCGCACCGCTCCCATTAGAGGTCGGCTTGTTAATCCTTGTTAATGATGGCCCCAAAGTTCCAGAGATCATTGAGCTGCTGGACTGGCAGGACCAGCCTGACCAGTATATCATGGTCTTGGAGCGTCCCTCACCCTGTAAAGATCTGTGGGATTTTCTCAACTTTCACGATGGCACCCTCAATGAGGACACGGCGCGCTTTATCATGACGCAGACAACAATGGCTGCTTACATGTGCTGTCGCCGTGGAGTTTTTCACCGGGATATTAAGTTGGAGAACCTGCTGATCAACACAGAAACACATGAGGTCAAACTGATTGACTTCGGATGTGGGGATCTCCTGCGGGAATCTGGCTATGAAAAATTCAGTG GCACTCTAGACTACCGCCCACCTGAGTACCACACAGAGGGAAAGTATCACGGGAAACCAGCTACTGTGTGGTCTCTAGGAGTGCTCTTATTCCTGTTGGTGTGTGGACGCTACCCAGAACCCAGAGACAGACGGATGATTGATGACAACAGCTGGTCTATGCCTGGCTTGTCAAACG aatgctgccaTCTGATTCGATCCCTCCTGCAGGAAAGCCCAAGACAACGGATTGATTTGAGGGAAATCCTTCATCATGAATGGTTTAAG GACACAGAATAA